Sequence from the Metopolophium dirhodum isolate CAU chromosome 2, ASM1992520v1, whole genome shotgun sequence genome:
ATCAGCCGATTTCCATCGCTCGCGACTAGTTCCGTCAACCCGGACGTTGatcatttgattatttttataaaaatcaatattgtttttttacagCCACTTTACTTCAACAGTGGCCAGAAAAAGaagtattcatataatattaattattatttttgagtgtcagtcataatatttaagtataataatatagtgatgcAACTTGTACATTATGAAAGtgatgtatttgtattataaatgaacCAAATCGTTTTGGAGGTgtacatcaataaataatattagtgataactaataagtctacataactaaataaatgttgtttattaggagtataatattatacataacaatgaaaaataaatggtttttgcTAATCTACAGTGTAAATAATTGTAGTAgctaattaaattgttttttctctACATAAAAATAGCTTATTACGTCATATTTGTAAGCAGAGGTCACTAAAtaccatttatttaataaatacctatttcatacataatataatatctacctatacctacctatgcctatttttatttttattcatcttaTATCTCATCTctcattatagtacctataatagttcgTATTTACTAGATAAAAAGTCGTatctatagaattttttttagataggtgttgtaattttagtttatttattaaataatatatgacaatcatcattaaaaaaaaagtagggcCGGGATTCCAGAATCCAGACGACTCTATTATGGCATCATTGACTCATGTCCCTTATATTCAGTCTATATACTATAGATGCCTAgtcatacataggtacatcacattaaatactttttagtattttaaatatgttaccGGTAAAttctaccattttttttttcttaccaaTTTCAAATAACTAATAGTTTGCGTCAAGCTTGATGTATAAACTACAATGATGATATATGCAAGAGTctaatatagcctataggtaaacTAATATTGAGTGAACAAACAAATActaagcaaaataaaatatttttataaacaaatcgAATGTTAATGCTTtttttaggtaggtagatactataataaagtttattataataaaattgtatgtatgttTCCATATgttgaattgtataatatgtattatatttctctgtaatttaatattatgttatttttacctaattttttttcttatcttattggtgttttaataatattcattgtagACGATGTATTGCCATCATATagaaatttcaatttataattaagtttatcaaatttaacaatattgcataagtaaattatattaataaaaaaaaataaaaaaaaatttcgtcaaactaggtactatatttttaataaaataaggaaTGTATTGGTTGAACGTAAAGATATTTTCttacaatgtataatactattcctaaattataatatcattctgtGGAAATAACATTccgtatacaaataatattccaattttttttcctgttatgtatttttttgatttaaacccCTCCCTCCAAACTTTCAAGGAATACATACCATCAACGAGTTTCCATTCATGAGCATTACTTTGATGATTTACTAGCGGTCATCATATAACTAttgctttaaagtttaaaatagaaTGCTTaccataatttatataggtttgGAGTTTTTTTCAAGCagtatttgaattttacatttatttcattttgaaaatgtaatttcataCATATCTTTATACAGTGACGTAATTTGGTAATGTTTGTGAGGAGGGAATTGAAAcatttacccccccccccccccacacacacgcGCCCACACTCAACACAAAATGTTGGTTTGTATCATAAAGACCTCTCAGTCCAACTGTTGTGATTTGTAatctgtataatgtaaatataggtacatgtataaatgcatgtatacaataaaataaataattacatactatacatatttaataaagttttaaaaaatactttttcgaGTAGATTTGTGAGATAATCTGCGTAGACGTAAGATACGCCTACGTAAAATTTCGAACTTCAAAAGGTTATAACTTTGGAACTAAGTCCTACCGATAAATTCTAATTGCACCATTGTACttaacacgttgaaaaatatagatttctgaaaaactaaactgcattttctaTGTAGATTCGTGGAACATTCCACGTAGGTATGGGTTTCCGAAAAAAATGCCCAAAAGTTGAACTAAACTGcattatttcaatacatttgTGCAATATTGCAATAGTGGTTAGTGTTTATTACGAAGCAATATTATCTTAGTTACAGCTACCATTTGggtatttatttgttgtttctataaaatatactatacagacatacagtagtACAAtagtacttataaataataatatttatacaattaaataagtaGATAACCATggtttataagtttaaaaaaaataattcattggtGGGATACGACCCTCAAATCTCCCCTACCCCGTAATTACCCGCCCCCCACCACTGTTGCTATATACAGACATATAGTCATACAAGTAAACCTATGGGCTATGattaactataactatattaggtagttaattataatatgtctctGAGTTGCTGACAAACTATTTGACCCATAATCAGATAATTTAGATTATAGACCAtaaaggtacctaattaaaacgatgataatatattaatattatacagacacGAGACAttcagtcataatattatagtagtatagtttCAGCGCGGGAACCTTAGATTATCGTTATTTCCTGactttgacataatatttattaatttaaaatacataatataaaatgtgccTATGTAACATTTTTGTGCCCATAGTACATTCGTAATGACTAATTTTAGAAGTGTAGTTTcactaataatttgtttaggtttttaaaatcttttatctataggttaaatttttttattttgtcatgtagtgataaatacttttataaacatttagtgataTAAGTTAGAAACTTCATGATAACTACCTGAAATCACGAAAAACGACTAAGAACATTTGACCGGTGAATTATGCAGGTTTGCACCGTattagcattattattttttgcaagactatatataggacataggtacataCTCTAAAATTATCTGTTGCGTTATTCATGATTAGCCATCACACGGACTCAAACAACAGACGGCAACAGTGTAAGCCGAATTATACAAACACGCATGGgcttatatacagagtgattcactgATTTGTCCTCGTATAGACCCGCCCACCTGCAGGAGCCAACAATTtgtgtattatgtgtatagtgtatagtgtatactccTTTACTACTCTACCCGCCTCTCACCTATACCTTAAAATACGCATATAactgtttgaatatttaatagaaattgttaattcaaattttaaaatatttacatattatattaactttataaCTGAACTGCAGATAATAtctaattgttgaaaaaaaacaacaattttagtttttcttttttaatttgtgaagtacctactatattataatacgtttccAAATAGAATATTCAAAACGACTACTAAATGGAGAAAACCTGTTATCGAGGGGGACAAACTTGGTGaaacactctgtatatatataatacattaatacagtaTGCTTTATAATGTGCAGCActtatcatatcataatattttagtttttaggtaGGTAAGATATTGggtacttatataggtagtcaTAACGACGCCACCTATCCATCGCGTATAGGTAATCAAGTCAGTGTGCTGCCGGCAACGTACGAAACAGGAATAGTGACGCCGGACACGACTTACACCATAAAAAAATGGGAAAATTCAAATACTTGTTGGCCATCTTGGTCGCATTTGTGCTGGTCGTTTACCAGAAAATTGCCATTGATATTGTGGAGCCCGAAACAATGCCCGTGGACGTTTGTTGGGGATCCGATTCCGGCCGGACGAAAGACCGTAGCAATGCCAAAGAAGTTCGACCATTTGTGATTAACGTCACGTCTGAAGTATGTAATATCGATCGACATTTcaatagtacctacattataatattatgtgtagtgTAAGAAtacatattgtacaatataataggtatgtggtATCTATAAGTATGTGGTATGTGGTACCTATAAGCTTATATTGTTACACTCTTTCCTGCCGTAACGTAATTATAGTTGACGGGATTAATGTTACACTGATACATAAATCGTttcaaaaaaaaggtgggtaagtgggtaCACACTATACTGCTATATGTTGTACACAAGTACATTAGGTGGCATGCGGGACATGTACATTGTATCGACATAATTTATGGgagaaaaaatttcaaatttcaaatgctataaataaaaaaaaaaagagtcaaaatattgtCTTGGATATTTGATCATGACGTATAGAAAACAATAGAATagttaatcatttataaaaaatttaaagtatctacatgGTTGTACCGGTATACCGCGTATAccgttattcgtttttgatttacaacaaaaatCTATTGTGACGATAGAGAGATAGAAATGCGTTTTCTTTCCTtaccgtaataatattagttgATAGGATTAATGTTGATACTCATTACTCATATTCATACACAggtcgtttaaaaaaaaaaagtggacaAGTGGGTTACACACTACACAGCTCCACTGTGCTTTAGGTGTCGTGTATTTCATTGTatgcgaaaaacgattctgagctaagACGGCCTGGGCCTGTATGCACTcgcctataaatatatattattaaataatataatattatactatattgctattaaagtaatatattttaataataatatacagcaggttgaattaatttctgccgaaaacattgaatttgaaattgttatcatgcgtataaaatataaaaataaacttaaataatttaagtaccacaaataatatttttaaattacaagaaaataactaaaatcgttattctttgtaaaaatatataattttatccaaATTCGAAATTAaaaggtttatataaaaaaaaaaaaactgtgactataggtattatatttttatattttatggttacaGTAGAagaagtgcttcgatttcaacatatagtaccttatcttttagaaaattggatcaagatggtactttagagaggtcatttttcgattttctcaatagttatttaacgccacgggaaaaactactgacaaattacgaaaaaaccgcttaaaatgggatttgtttatcaccatagcaacgaataaaataatacaatattataatattaattctactttaagtctataataaataatacaaatttaaaaaatccagacggataaaccgtctccgctcagaatcgttttccttatacaatgatattatatgatatcattaaattcaagtttaatacaatccattatacattgtcccacttgtaacctactgtacagcagagcgacatccacttacccgcttttttaaatttgaaatgtaatgTTCACATAAGTATTCGTTAATCTATATAATTGGTggtcgggggggggggagggggtacgTACTTATACACAGATAGTTTATCTATCTTACACTATCttgttattataatgcatttaaatactttatttttgtaaacaattttgcacttaatattattgtgtgtctagtataatatataactaattaataattattagtacttagataaaaatttaaaaatctatgtaatatattttatgagaattttttttacgaaacttttatttattttcatatcaaGACGATGGTTCACAAAAGTAATGTTGAAACGATGgcacatcatttaaaattataatatttactataggtacctacttttcaaTTATCAGCTATTATACTTCCTCCGAGTTTAAATTTTAGCTTCTACtgatttttatgattaatattggaGTACCCAAAGAAAATGCATTTTTGACGACCCACTAAAACTTGACCTTTGATCTATAACTTTGATCAAACATCAAACAAACCgctattgtattaattgattatttaaaatgctGCTgtgttaataaacatttttttgctgCATAAGAGTACTTTATTTATTGACtgagtaatttaattaataatgcaatatgaaaatattaaaatttaaaacaaacaaaaatatttgatttttcttAGGCAAGAAATATGATTTTCATTAAGTCACATTTTGGGATATCTTCTTTATGTTATACTACTTGTGTTGTTTGTACCAAGGTTTGTTTTTCTTTTCCTAAACTTGGTCCCGATTACATCACGTTACACGACTTACAATCGTTTGTCTATACGCCACACGACATAACCAAGGCTCAACCAAGTCATCGCAGagctgtttataataaaatatgtaacccACGTTCGTTTACCCCAGGTCATCGCAGACTTGAAGAACAGGCTGTCAAACGCCAGACCGATCGTAAAGCCGTTGCGGAGCGTGAATTTCGAGTACGGCTTCAACGGCGACCACTTGGCGAAGATCATTGACCACTGGTCGAACCGTTACGATTGGACCGCCAGACAGGCGTACCTGAACTCGTTGCCGCAGTTCAAGACCAACATTTTCGGTCTAGACTTGCATTTCATACACGCAAAACCCCCAGCGCAGACCACGGCCCGAACGATCCCGCTGCTCTTGCTGCACGGGTGGCCCGGATCCGTCGTCGAGTTTTACAAAATCATTCCGATGCTGACCACCCCGGTGGCTGGTCGCAATTTCGTTTTCGAAGTGGTAGCGCCCTCGTTACCGGGTTACGGGTTTTCGGACGCGGCCGCTCGGCCCGGCATGGGTCCGGCACAGATGGGCCAAATGTTCGTCAAGCTCATGGAGAGGCTTGGCCACGAAAAGTTCTACGTCCAGGGCGGCGATTGGGGAGGAGTCATAACCGAGGCGATTTCGAAGTTATTTCCCCACAGGTAAGATATGTGCATCGCGCATAGACGTGAAAACTAGGTGCACTATCTATAACGTATAGTTACCAACATTACTCaccctataaatattttagaattctgtcTGTCGCGGGAGACTGATGATCTGATGATCATCTTGCTTCATGTCCCGTtaacataattcaaaaatatgtactgAGCAATAtgggtattatttttatatttagctGGCAACTATGGCTATTagttgtttgtatat
This genomic interval carries:
- the LOC132937903 gene encoding juvenile hormone epoxide hydrolase 1-like, which translates into the protein MGKFKYLLAILVAFVLVVYQKIAIDIVEPETMPVDVCWGSDSGRTKDRSNAKEVRPFVINVTSEVIADLKNRLSNARPIVKPLRSVNFEYGFNGDHLAKIIDHWSNRYDWTARQAYLNSLPQFKTNIFGLDLHFIHAKPPAQTTARTIPLLLLHGWPGSVVEFYKIIPMLTTPVAGRNFVFEVVAPSLPGYGFSDAAARPGMGPAQMGQMFVKLMERLGHEKFYVQGGDWGGVITEAISKLFPHRVYGMHSNMCSSTSSLTLNDYVRLLLGTYWPSIIVSNENEKSRTYPLSKMFFGFLEESGYMHLQMTKPDTAGVALNDSPVGLAAYILEKFSTWTSTDYKNQPDGGLSKFNTDELLDNVMVYWVTGSMTTSMRLYSEYASNKYRALPHIMAKVKVPAACAVFPNEMPIALALKTLLNSKFEKLIRVTEMKAGGHFAAFEQPRLLADDIWLTVYEMETIRINLV